ATGATCCCAGAAACGATACTGCCACGCCCGCCCGAAGGAATGGTCTATACGCTTTCGGTAATGCGCTGAAAAAGATAGCTTTATTCTCCTGAATAGGTTTGACAAATTATTACCATGACCCTCAATAATGCAATGGAAGTGATCAGGAAGTATAACCCATGCTATCAAAGAATGCTCATATTGAGACAAAATCGTAATCAATAAATCACCATGCTCCAAAAGAATAGGGCGGCGTTGACAGGTAATATGAGATGTGAACACGATATTGCTATCGCCAAAATGGCGGCGGATATTGGTCATAT
Above is a window of Candidatus Zixiibacteriota bacterium DNA encoding:
- a CDS encoding transposase translates to MTNIRRHFGDSNIVFTSHITCQRRPILLEHGDLLITILSQYEHSLIAWVILPDHFHCIIEGHGNNLSNLFRRIKLSFSAHYRKRIDHSFGRAWQYRFWDHIIRNQDDLNNHIDYIHYNPVKHGYSRSPFEWAFSSIHKYYQQGYYQRDWGTRTPIDIIGDYGE